Within Gasterosteus aculeatus chromosome Y, fGasAcu3.hap1.1, whole genome shotgun sequence, the genomic segment GGCAAAGATGATattttgggtttatgatgacagtaataaactaataatgacagcagcaggtgtgttagaaccctaatttatagactgtttacttattacattataaacaagataacaattcatctgcaacttatggcatttctggagtaacatttccaggtatatcaCACAGTAACATGCTTTAAGCAcacagtaacttacaatgttttgGCCCTCGTTTACAGACCaaaacttgttgaattcagctcccttgcaatctgtatttagcccccattgctttaaaaaggtattttcaaTATGAAATGGGAAAGACAATAACATGTATAGGTACAGTAGCAACCTAACACATTACCAACACCAAACACTGCACCCGGTCGAAGCTCTGCAGGCGTCGACACGTGAGTCCGTAGTTtaatatttatgacgttttaagtgaaatattaaataggtTAAAAATAAGTCTTCttgtagaccaaatttcgccaaCCAGTTCAATATATATTATGAAAATCTAATGTAGTCTCTTttaaccttacgttacaacatgacacatttatcaacaaatttgacgttttctggcacgttgaggTTTCATCCAATTTTTAGcgggttgaaaagacgttgaaatgaggtctttcgtttcaaccatatttcaacgttaaaGTTaagtcttgtgctcactgggcaaTGCTTCAAGCTGAAAAGCCAATTTTTCCTCTTGTTAAGTTTAAATGAAACCGCAGATGTTGGTGAAAGTCTGGCTTCCGCCGTAACACTGAATAAAGTTAAATACATAGAAAACATGTATTCCTTTGTAAATCAATAGATACAAAGGGATATACACACGTTTTGAAACACAATCATCAGGAAATGGTCTTTAGAAgaagtgggtggctcttaaaagagcctttgtgtctACATCAGGTttacttggagctggtgtacttggtcacggccttggttccctcagacacggcgtgcttggccagctcgccgggcagcagcaggcgcacagcggtctggatctccctggaggtgatggtggagcgcttgttgtagtgagccaggcgagaggcctcaccggcgatgcgctcaaagatgtcgctcacgaacgagttcatgatgcccatggccttggaggagatgccggtgtcggggtggacctgcttcatcaccttgtacacgtagatggcatagctctccttcctggtcttcctcttcttcttgccgctcttgctgacggccttggagacggctttcttggagcccttcttgggcgctttcaCAACTTCAGGCATGATTGGAAACTTCTCTGTAAACTGAGAATGTCGCAATTTCAACAGCACGGTGTTCATATATGAACTAGATGCAAAGTACACTGTGCTGTTGCTCGAGCGTGATTGGTTGCCTTCTGTGTGATACTGCGCATGCGTCACAAACATCGCAACTATGCGGATTTCCCTGTTGAGATTGAATAACTTAAGTGCTCTTGACTTAACACAAGATTGTTTATTTGTCGAGAATCATGTTGTATAAATCATCGCAtgcactgaaatcatctaatgaccgtcacacaaaccattcacaatcacagggcaCCCTGTTGATAattacatacacaaacacttcaatTCCTGACGTGTAGAGAcgtgacacacacctttttttcattcagaatagagacaaatacatgtaatacaAATACATCTAAAGGAATATTTAATATGAGTTGTGGcgctttaaaatgtcaaatccttATTTTGCACTCTGTAATCTTGCCTGTAAGTCTTCCTGTTACCTTTCTCTAAAAGTGAATCCATCTACATCCTCAAGTGTCGGatttaaaactgttttatgCTTCAGCTGCAGTAGTGTCCTTTCTACGTGATACATTAACAGGTTGAGCGGTAAAGCTAGAGTTGTGTGACTTTATTAGGATGACCGTAAGAAGTAAGACTACATAATAGACAAATTTTTTCTTACTCGAGATGGAATTATTAGTGGATGGTTGTTGTGGCACAAATGACCTAATGTgggaatgagaaaaaaacaaaaaaaaacctatgaACATATGAGGATCACAGCTCTTTtcgtgtgggtgggtggctcttaaaagagcctttgtggtagatggaggtctccggctttacttcttggcgggcttctcggtcttcttgggcagcagcaccgcctggatgttgggcagcacgccgccctgagcgatggtcactccgcccagcagcttgttgagctcctcgtcgttgcggacagccagctgcaggtgacgcgggatgatgcgggtcttcttgttgtcgcgggcggcgtttccagccagctccaggatctcagcggtcaagtactccagcacggccgccaggtagacgggggctcctgcgccgacacgctgcgcatagttccctttgcgcagatgcctgtggacgcgaccgactgggaactggagtccagcacgagaggagcgggtctttgccttcgcTCGGGCCTTTCCACCGGTTTTACCTCTGCCGCTCATTGTCAGACAGTTTCAGGGAAGGAAGTGTCTGTGAACGCGTCAAACCCTGCTTTATATGTCCGCAGAAAGGGCGGGACGGTTCctgacgcgcgcaccaaccagagaagaggctccaggCGCGAGAGCAGAGGGCGCGAGCTCACAGTTTTTGGCggacatttttaaatttttccgccaatgagcagcggagactcgcttGTAGAGTCCCGGCTGAGCTCCAagaggagtcctccaccaatcaggagccGGAGATCTGATCCTGTATCACCgcccccaggaagcagctggccacCTAGGcatagttccctttgcgcagatgcctgtggacgcgaccgactgggaactggagtccagcacgagaggagcgggtctttgcctgttcgaggacaccaaccCGTGCGCCATTCACCCCTagagggtcaccatcatgcccaaagacatccagctggcccgtcgcATCGGTGGGGAACGAGCTTAAACCGCCTGATTTTCACACaacagctcttttaagagccacctcactACCTCTGAAGAACTTCTTTCTCAACACTGCCTACTACATATTTCACAATATATATTTCCTAATTTgtcaattgaaaaaaatatccaaTACCAAATTGTTCCGCATCAGACAAGTATCCACATGGTTTTTCCCATTTCCCAAGTTCCCAAATCCTATTTACTTCCTACTTGAATCATTTTTACCTGGGTCAAATCTCAAACACAGGTCTAATAATTAGGCCATATTGTggcacatagacagtcattaaGGCACAACAATAGTTGTCTGAaggttcagctcaagtctagaaggccctacAAGTCATGATCAGATGAATCAGAATCAATTCTttagcataccacccaaaaatcgACTAGAATGtaggaaataacatctactgtaaccaaaatgtcctggggcTTTACCTTCAGCTGTGTCtttgcttctcagaatgtaaccaatgttgtccatctccagtaggccgccctCATCAACGATTCGACTAGATTTCAGGGCACAACATGGCTAcaacgccaaatgaattccataTTCCCTGATATTTGAGTCACGTGACTGCGAgcgcggcaaaattttggtcactcccgacaaaatctcactaaaagatttttttgaaaagtttggaGCTCTATAAGTTTCCATACTT encodes:
- the LOC120812601 gene encoding histone H2B 1/2-like, producing MFVTHAQYHTEGNQSRSSNSTVYFASSSYMNTVLLKLRHSQFTEKFPIMPEVVKAPKKGSKKAVSKAVSKSGKKKRKTRKESYAIYVYKVMKQVHPDTGISSKAMGIMNSFVSDIFERIAGEASRLAHYNKRSTITSREIQTAVRLLLPGELAKHAVSEGTKAVTKYTSSK
- the LOC120812599 gene encoding histone H2A-like, translated to MSGRGKTGGKARAKAKTRSSRAGLQFPVGRVHRHLRKGNYAQRVGAGAPVYLAAVLEYLTAEILELAGNAARDNKKTRIIPRHLQLAVRNDEELNKLLGGVTIAQGGVLPNIQAVLLPKKTEKPAKK